The genomic interval CGAGACATCAGAGCAGCAGTCAACCGATGCTGGGTCAAGGCGCGGCGAAGAGGCGCTTAGATTTCAACAGtgtgggaaaaggaggacCGCATTCATTGTCGCAGCCTGTAATGGGTTCAAGGGGCGGCGCCTTTCCCGGCAGAACTCAAGGTAATGCGcggtcgctgtcgctgtctcATGATGAGGAATCCGAGGCTGGAAGCGAGGTGGACGACGTCAACAACTTTGTGGAAGAATCTATTGCTATACTCAACGGTGATGACGACAACCATGCCGCGTCGGTGgaaccagaggaggaagatagCTCGGATGAGGGGTccatggttggtgatgatacCATGAGGCTTTCTGCTGCGCAACATAAGAAGGCTGGTCGACCAGCAAAATCGCAGGAGCCAGCGCGAGCCAAGGCAGCACCGGTCATTTCTAAGCCTGTCAAGCAGACGAAGAAGTCGGCAGAAAAGGCCTTGGTCGAAAAGGAGCCAGAGGAGGGGTctgagggcggggaggaggaggaggaggaggaggaggaggaggaggtggaagagatcCAACAGCCAACTAGACCACCCTCGAAGCCAGCAGCTCCAGGGAAACGCGGTCGTTCAGCGAGCAAGGCAAGCAACAAGGCACCCGAGCTAGCACCAGCGCCAGCTGCAGGTCGTGGACGGAAGCGACAAGCTGTTcccgaagaggaggaggaggaagaagcaacGGCCGAGCCCTCCCAAGAACCCCAGTCCAAAAAGAAGCgggccgatgccggaccaTCCAGGAAGAAGGCAACCAAAAATGAGAAAGCGACGGCAGCACCCGCCGATAAGCCCAAAAAGACCGCTGGACGAAAACGGAAGTCTTCCATTGCAGACCCCGGGGATGTGTCTGTCGTGGCCGTTTCCCGTCGTCCCCCACTTCCCAAATCTCGCGGTCTCCTCATCAGTCGCCGCGAGATCCCAGGCGAGACTGACTCCATGTTTCGCACCCGCTCCGGCCGCAATTCGTTTAAACCCCTCGCCTTCTGGCGCAACGAGCAAGTCCACTACGAAAATAATGACATCAATGACAACTTTGCCAGCCGGTCCAAGCCTTCGAAATTTGTCCTACCCAAAATCAAGGAAGTCGTCCGCGTGGATGAGCCAGAGCCAGAGTTCAGGAAACCGGGCCGGCGAGGacccaagcccaaggacgGCGCAAGAccaggaaggaggaggagatcctCGTTCACCGAGCAGATCATGGACAGTGAGCCAGCTGAACCCTGGGAGATGGAGCCGGGAACTGTTACGGGTGAGGTGGTCGTTTGGCAGCCACAGTACGAGTTCCAGCCCCCAGCACCCAACGACTTGGTCAGCGTCATGGATAAACAGCTTGCCATCAGCGGTCACGCCATCAAAACGACCGAGGTTGTCGGGGGTGAGTTCCGGTACGCAAAGGTCTTTTCTGAAGGGTTCATTGGTGCCGGCGTGGTCGATCTCCCTCCCGGTGCCATTAAGAGGCTCAAGAACTCCAGAAAGGTGTTTATGATATTCTTTGTTCATGCGGGCAAATGTTTGGTTACAGTGCAGGAGACCAACTTCCGGATTAGCAAAGGAGGTATCTTTATCGTACCGAGGTGTAAGTCTTTTCCTCTTATCCGTCGCTCCAGGCAATTGAGAGAGGCTAACAGTGCAACTCAGACAACGAGTATACCATTGAAAACGACTATGACAAGCCTACGAGGCTGTTCTTTTCTCAGGGCACCGAGGTACCATCAGAGCAGGAGGCGAGTGTTATGCCTAATGTTCATACCGATGGGGAGGATCAGggagacgaagaggaagagaagggtggtggggaagaaTAGAAGAGCAGGAGTAAAACGAACTctggttgttttgttggtttTCGGGTATTGCATAGGGTCGATGTCTTGGAAAGGCTTATTGTGGTGGTTATGTTAATAAGATACCAATATCAGGCGCTACTTGTTACGGcgccctctctctcttggaTTTTCTATCCCTTTCCGGCTTTGGGTTCCCCAATACTTTGCGATAACAGTAGCAACAAGCATCCAGTTGTTGCACCAGTGATACCGAGATAGATCATTTTCAGAATTGCTCAACAATACTTATCATGTTGCCCCCTGGGAGCTAGGCTGTCAAACTTGCGACCAAAAACTAACCAACAAGGGGTGTGGGACACTGAAGGGCCTgggttttcccagacccacaccggtttgctcttggggctggattttcttactgttttcctttcaaccaacaaccaaccactgtaatactaatttgTTTACCATTTTCTGGCCAattttggcctcattttcgcagccagtgactttcctaggtcaccagcccaacacaaGGCCTCTACTAACCTTGACACGATTGGGCTCCAATACCAGACCCAACGGCCAGCCAGCTTTTGTTGTaaaagcaaaagcaaaaaacATAGCTAGACGGGTGACTGTCTGCATGAAAAAGATGACCCCGACCCGATTTGAACGGATAACCTTTCGATCTGGAGTCGAACGCGCTACCGTTGCGCCACGAGGCCTTGACTTGTTGATGAAATCTGGAGGATTTCATTACAATTCCCTATACTGTAATGATCTTCTGGATGTCAAACAATATTTTGCATGCTCAACAACTTACCTTCACAGAATACACATGTATCCTGGTTTTTCTTGATAAGCTTCGGTTGTATTGTACTTGGCTATCATCTAAGATCCCGTCATTGGCCGCATTCTTTCCGTCTGTTCAGCAATAGGGCGCCGACTTCAAACATACTCAACATTAGACAGGCGGTTATAGAAGGATAGATGTGTTGGCTGGTTGGAAAGGCAGCCAGAAAATGGAGAGATAGGGGTAGTGAGGTTCAGCTTTCAGATTGCTATTGCCTCGAAGCCCAAAGCTAAAGGGGCTGAAGGGTTGTGGACATGGAAGAATAGAATAGCAAAGCGTGACAGACTTTTACTTGAGCAGGGCATACACTCTGGGTGTGGACAGTAGTCGAATCTCAGAGCCTGTTATATACCGTACTTTGATGCCTTTTTGGACAAGTAGCTGAACAAATATTGAACACATGCAATTaaggggttgatgagttATGCTGCTTCATGTCCAAGGTTTTTAATTATACAAAAGCAAGGCTATACACAGGCATGATCTTCGTCCCATCGTAAAAGTATTGAGCTGAATTTCGTCCCATGCCCCATTGCCTGTAGCATTCAGGTCACAGTTATGCCTCCTCAGCCAAGACCTTCTTCAGTGCTCCCATCTCCTTGTCAAACCCTTCGATCTTTCTCTGGCTAGCCTGTAACTTGCCTAGCAAGTAATTCACTCTATCTGAGGCCTGCGCTGGTGCGTTGGGAAGGCCTGCAAGCACAGTCAATTCTTGCTCTGCCTTGTCAATGTTCTTGGCCTCAATTTTGGACAGTTCAGTCAGCAGCGCCAAATCCATCCTCGATTTCACGACCTTATCTTCGAGAAGCTTTGCAAAAGCGGCTTGGTAGACGGGTTTGCCCGCGCGGATGGTGGCTGGCCGCCCGTGGTGGGATTTCACAGTGATCAACTCCGCATTGGCCAGCGCCTCTAGAGCAGCTTCGGGGTTGGTAGCGCTGGAGGTCGTAGAAGAGGCAAACGTGTTGGCGAGCAGGACCTCGTTGTAGCGGAGAGAGTCGTTCTTGGCGATCTCCTTGATGAGGTACCACGCTTGCTCAACAGACCATTTCCTCTCCTTGTCGACGCCTTCGCCAGCAGTCTTGTTGCCAGTCAACAGGAACATGCGGAGAATCTCGGAAGCACTCTGCTCAATGATGTCAGAGACAGCCTTCTTGGGGCTCTGACCGACTTTGAGTCTGCGAGCAAGGACCTGGAGGTCTGTGAGGCGGCCGCCGAGGGCTTCAATGCACTCATCCAATTCCTGAAGATCCTGACGTCCTTGGCTATCGGTTTTCAGCGGTGAGCCGtctccccccttttcgtcctccttcgccttctcaTCAGAGCGCGCATTTGCCTCGAGCTGAGAAACGACAAACTGTTTGGCTACCTGGGGCGAGAGATCCCCCAGGGTAACTTGGTGAAAGACACGATCAGGAAGAGCCCGGGACAGAGGTTTCGAGTAGGAGGTGTcagtggtgaggaagatgacgtgAGCCACATTGGACTGGACCAAGGCTGCCGCCCAGTCAGATACCTTGTCATATATGAtgcccttctcctcgctcttgTGGAGGAAGTTGTCAATGACCACAACCGCACGCCGCTCCGGATGGGCCTCAAGATAGGCGTCGTCCGAAAGGTTGGCATCCTGgtcttccttttttcttccagCGAGTGAGACTTCTTTGAGGGCCGATGCGGTTGTTTGAAGAATTTTGACTACTTGGGCTTCGAGGTTCTCAGAGAACCCAGCCTTGACTCCAGTGGTGCTTTGGATAGCAAGGTCGACCAGGCTGCTGAGATTGTTCGCCCACGAGAATACTGGGCGGTATCCAACCTGAAAAGCGAGCTTTCTGATGGTGCCAGCCTCGCCCCTGGCCTCCATCACTGGCTTGCAATCCAACACTAAGACGTCCTTACGTCCTTCGAGCACTTGATCCATAACTAACTCTTTGCCTCCTGATCCCCGGGGACCCTGAATGACAACAAATGTGTCGACCGATTCAAGGAGGCTGCTCTTGATTGAATCAATCAGGTCTTTTCGGTGGTTGAACAAAGCATTCAGGCCAGCATCGCTACCGTGCTTCTTACCAAGGGAGAGGATGTCCGATGTCTGCCGTTTAAGCCACTTGTAGAGCTTACTATTGGTAAACTCAAGAGATCGCTGAACATGGTGCTGTGATGATGTTAGTAACGAGTTCAATTTTGCGGAGGGGTTTGTTGGCAATACATACCTTGACAAAGAACTCGCGAATAGGATCAAACACGATGACAGTAAAGGTGGCGAGAAAGGCGGCAAGGATGGGGATAACGATGCGTGGATGACTGCTGATCCATTTCCAGATGTTATGTGGTTTGACTCGCTGTTCGTATGACAGCCTCAGCTTTGTGGCAGCTTTGCTTCCCTCTTCCTGCAGAACAAAGCCGTGCAGACAGTTTCGCGCCATGATGGCATCCTTGACAAGCACAAAGTCTACGTAGGCGAATTTGGGTAGAACTTTCGAATCGGGCGGTTGCGAGGTGATGTCGGCAATCCATCCGTACCGACGAAAGACACTGTATAGTGCCTCCTGGGAAAGCTCATCAGGCTGTTCAGAGTCTTTTGCCGGCACGAACTCAACACGCAAACGGCTTTTGGGAAGTCTATAAAGATCCTCCAGCCACGGTCGGCCTAGAACAAGACCTGTTGAGATACCTCGAAAGGGACTAAACCATGGCTTGATGGGATTCTGTTCCAGCGCTTGTGAGAGTTTTGCCTGAATTTCCGAGGCGGATGTATCACCGGGATGGGTGAACTTGACATAGGCGCCCCCTTCTTTTGTTCTGGGGATGACTTCAGTGATGTTTACAGAAAGGGAGTCTGGAATTGCCCGCTTCACCAGACTGACAGGATCGAACACGCCCAAGGAAGTCTTGTCAAATTTCTTGAGCAACTCCGGGACATCGTTTTGAGCCTTCCATGGCCTCCAGAGTAGTAATGAGCTTAGTTTCAGTGGAAATAGGTCTGCGAGCTGTCAGTATCTAATACCGGGTGAGAGGCGAGAGAAACCGGAGGATTGTACTAACTGTCGACAAATAATATTGACTCATCTGCTTTGGCTTCGATATGGCCGGTCTTGCCTGTGCCAACCGTGCTCTGCCATCTTCGGGCAAGTTTTGTATGTTGTCCTAGAGCGGGGAGAAGGCGTTGCCTGGCGGTGTGGGTTGCTGCAAAAGCAGGCAACCTTCGGCCGCGCATGGCCATGGACGAGGCTAGGTATAGAGAAGGCCCTCTCTGTATAGTTCAATACAGCTCAGGTCGCAGGTTTCCACGATCATTTGACTGCTCCAAACCGTCAGCAACCCGTTGGCAGGTGATTTGGCCGAGAGAATACATACTCGTCGTACTGGCACCAACAAGGCAAAAGGCCGCAGCCGTTGCGATGCAAGAGTAGTGCTTTCGGGAGGCGACGAATTTAAGCCCAAGGTGACCGGCTGGCCGACAGCTTGGTTCCACATGCGATGGTTTGGAACGCCGCCCCTGTCAGTGAGGTCATTAATGGGGTCGCTGATCGTCCCCTCAAGCCTCGGCGCCAAGCAATGCCCCGCAGCAAGATGCGCTGGGCTTCTGATTGGCAGCTTTCCAAAAAGGCTTGTCCGCTTGCCATCCCGTCTTTGGCGTTTGAGAGACGCTGAAGTGACTGGAAGGTTTGCGAATCACGAGACTGATATCAGGTACCATCCTCCCGTCCCCTCCTCATGTTCCGCGTACCCCTCACTTGACGTCCTCTTCAAATGAGCCCTCACTAACCTCTGATTCAGGTTGCACGAGTCTTCATCTCCTGCACTACACTGCATCCATCTTCAGGACCTTCAACAAGAGACTATCATGGGTTGGTTCTGGACCTCGCCgtccccctcaccaaagGCTTCCGAAGCCTCTCACCACTCTGCAACTcagcaaccacaacctccagcCAGCGAAAGGAAGCCATCAACAGATGAGGAGGTCTCCAAGTTTCTCCGCGAAATCCAAGCGGCAGCCaacccttcttcctctcacGCCGCTTCCCCTCCGTCTTCAACAGATTCAGACGCCGCCAAATCATCGTGGGTACCCAGTTGGCTTTCAGCGCCAGCGCCTgagacccctcccccaccgcccaaaGACAAGCGCTCCGAAGCCTCTATCGCCATGTCCGAGGCTCTTCTTCCAACAACCATGTCGTGTCAGGATGCTTTTGACTATGCCTGGCATTGCCATACCCCCGGCTCTCAGGTCAACTCTGTTTACCGGTACGGTGGTGTAAGACAGTGTACCGAGCTCTGGGACGACTTTTGGTTTTGCATGCGCACCAAGTCTTGGGATCCAAAGCTTCGCGCTGAAGCCATCAAAGATCATTTCCGGAAGAAGGAGGCAGCCAAGTATGGTCGAGGCCAACCAAGCTCCGAGGACATCTGGGAAAGCAGAGATAAGATGGCAGAGCCGGGAACAACGTTCAACAAATCCTTCGACCCCCCCATCAAAGACGATGCTGCCTTTGAAAGAGAGGATCAGGAGACTCGGAGGAAGATTCGCGAGTTTTACGAGAGGAAAACTTGAATGGTGGTTCCGTGTCTTATACCCCACCACACACAAGCTGCAATGTAGGAATTATTCTCATGAAAATGTTCACACAGAACCGAAGTACACGTTTAAAAACTCCATCCACATCCTTGCAATTTTGAATAAAGCATGGAGACTGGGCTGGGCTCTTTCCCTGAAGTGACACAGGTGACATCGGAGCCATGCGGTCCAGAAGGAGCACTCCCGGTTTACAGGCCGCAGGCGACGGTAAATCCGACGAATGGCAGCAGGGGCCTCAGGAATCACAAGACGCCCGTCGCTGAAgccacacacacagacacagcCCAGACGCAACTTCATCGCATCTCCATCACCCAAGGGATTCATTGTCCCTTCTGTCGCCGGCCCGTGTCAGTATTCATCCCGCCATCTGCTCCTGCGGCTCCTAATTGCAGGCGCGACAGTGAACAGTCCCCCCAGAAGCCAGTGAATTGAAGCGCCCGTGCGGCAAAGCTCTGCCTGCTCCTCTTGCCTCCAGTCTCCCGTCGCCCGCCGCATATCAATCTGGCATCTCTCACATCTCGCGAGGGCCATCATTTCTTATTGACTCGGCTCGTCAATCAAAATCCAGGACTCGACCTCCGTGTCAAGTCCAGCTAGGTGAGGCTCTAGCTTACTAAATTATATCCGGACCCAGGCCGAGATTAACTTCGGACACACAAGCCGCCCCATCGCCCGCGGGGAATCCAACAGATCACCACTTCCGCTCGTCCAATGGAAGAGGGAATTTACATCGATAAAGAGCAACATTAAAGCAAACAGCAATACCCAGAAAAGAGGATAGGCGCCATGGAGTCAAGACCGAGCCTCGTCGCCTTCCTCCAACGGTATCAGGATCTCGCCACTTACCAAGACTCGCACATCAATTTGATCAAGGTATGTATATGTAtacacaccctccccatcaaatAATGGGCACGGCAAAAGTAGATTAACCCATATTATattgtggggagggtgattCAACACCAGAGCAGTCATTAGGCTCTTAAAAGTGGCTGCTGATACCCTCCTCACAGGATCTCTTGGTCTATGCCGAGTCGATAGAGTCAACCCTCCGAGCTGAAAATACGGAACTGGCCCAGAGAGTGCATGAACGAAACTTGGACTACGAAGATGCTACTCGATCCAGGCGTGAACTACAGCAACGCATTCACGCCCTCGAAACGCAACTTGAAACgtccatcttggccaacGAACAAATAAAAAATTCCAACTCCTATGTCGTCGTATTGATAGACGGGGACGGGCTCATTTTCAAATCGGAGCTGATCCAACAGGGTCTTGCTGGGGGCAAAAAGGCTGCTTACGCCTTGAGATCAGCAATTTTGGGCCAATGTGGCCCTCACGGCAATGAAATTGGAGTTCTCGCACAGGTCTACCTCAATCTCGCCGGCCTTAGCAAGGCGATGCGCCGAGATGGCTGTCTGGAGAATGAGAGCAACCTCAAAGATTTCACGCTCGGCTTCACACAGGCCAAGGCCACTTTTGACTTTGTCGATGTCGGCCACGGCAAAGAAAGAGCCGATaacaagatcaaggaaaTGACAAAATGGCATCTCAGGAACCACAACTGCAAGCAAGTTATACTGGGCATATCACACGATGCAGGGTATGCCCCGTTTCTCGACGAGTTGTTCCAAGAGGATAGTGTTCAGCACCAGATCACCATCTTGGAAGGCGTACCTGGTATGTTGGCCATTGAGCGAGCAGCAGCGAGTAAACTGTGCTCTTATACTGACCAAGTTACAATAGTGGTGCGTGAGCTGAGGGCCATCGGCGCAAATATACTGAATTTGAACAGCATCCTGTTTCGGTCTGAAAAGCTTGTTGATAGGGTGTCAGAGTCGGCTAGCTCTGAGTCGTTCGGCTCACCTTTCACGCCTGTTCCTGCCACCCCGGTTGTTGAACACAACAAGCCTGCCACACCAACTATCGAGATGAAACCGGTCGTGCCGGCTGTCCCCGCCATCTCTGCTGTCCCCGCCTTCCCCGTTACTGTACCGACGCCTCCTGTCGTCAGGGCCACAGCCACGACCAGTAACAGTGTCGCAAGTATCGATAGTATAGGCAGCTCCGAGCCACAGACACCATCTTCGGCATCGGCGGCTTCAACGTCAACTCCGGCAGCCACAACTTATGCTAAAGCCATCAAGAGtgccacccctccaccgcctccaccggTGATCAAATTGCCTGCCCATACCAAGGCAGctttgcagcagcagccgtctTCCCGGGCCTCTCACAAAACCCCAAACAAGCCAAAGCCAGTTCCTTGGAACCCAGGTATGATATATCCTTCTGGCTTATACACGTATACTGACGACTATGCCGATAGGACCTCGCGGTCTTGATCCCCCTCTTCAGGTCTCGCAGTCTGCGCTGGACAAcctcaagaagaggaaagacAGCAACAAGCTGTGCAACAATCATTACCTCCGCGGCCCCTGTTCCAAGGGCGATTCATGCAACTTCGAACACAATTACAAGCCCACCAAAGAGGAGTTGGTGGCCATTGCGTTCCTGACAAGGCTGAACCCGTGCTCCGGGGGCCAAGAGTGCGATGTGGACGATTGCATCTATGGCCATCACTGCCCAAGCGTTATCAACGGCGCCTGCACACATCCTTATTGCAAGTTTACCAAGGAGGATCACCCCCCTGGAACGAAGATTAAGGCTCATCACAAGGGGAGCCACGATCGCTAGGTTAGCACATGGGTCCCAAAAATCAGGGTGCAAATCGAACACCAACACTACTCACTTAATGGCAAGATAACCGCCTTTCTCTTGCCCGGAAAAATCAACAAAAAACTGTCCAGTACTCCAAGGCCGTGAGGAGTCTATGTTCCAAATAGAATTCAACAGAAATCAAGACTGTTGGTAGTATGGCTGTTTGAAGTGGTGTAACCACAGCTGTTTTTTGTCACTTGCTTTCTGGGACCTACGTGTTAGGTTCACGTGCACTCGTGGGCGCTTGATTGAGTTCTTTATAAAGCAAATTGCAAGGATGTGTGTGGATAGGGGGCCTCTAGACGTGTACTTTGGTTCTGTGTGAACATTTCCATGAGAATAATTACTACACCCTTTGAAACCGAAAATACCTGTTTGCATTGCAGCTGGTGTGTAGTGGACACGTCGTGGACAAAATAACTGGGATTGCAAAACACTTGAACCAGGCCTCGAAATATAGTTGAGAGGCTTCAAAAGATGGATAATAGAAGATAGTCAAGAGTTCTTAATGGATAGTCAAGAGGCCTTGAGCACCACCATATGGACCCCACCCATCACTCGCCCCACGAGAAGCTCAGACCACACCTTAATTACAGCCTCCAAGCGAAAACCCCACTATGAACGACAAGCTCCAAGTTgttccacatcctccccatcgccCTCGcaaaatcaccaccttcctcaccaccgtcatCGCTGCCACCAATAAAACCGCTAAGATGTCCCACCCCCGAGTAGAAGAGGTATCCGACTCGGAAGATGACGTTCAAATGTCGGACCCCTCCGAAGACGACATCGACGACTTTGTCGAATCAGACATCATCCGCACCCGTCAAGCAGCCCCTTCCagaccaaccccccttcctcagcaacaacccccaccccaatTCCGCCAGCCACAACAGCCCCCCGCCTACCCCCAGATGCAAACAACAACCGACGCAACCCCCTATGCATCCTACCTCTGCCTGTACCCAATCTACTTCTCCAGCCTGCACACCCGCGCCCAAGGCCGCCGCgtctccgccgccgttgccgtCCCCAACCCGCTAGCCACCGAGATCCTGGCCGCCTGCGCgaacctcaacatccccacCGTCTTCGAAGCAGGCAAGCTCCACCCCAAGGACTGGGCCAACCCGGGCAGGGTCAAGGTCTCCCTCGCGAACCAGACCCGCGTCAAGAACAAGCATCACTTGTTCCTGCTCGTGG from Podospora pseudoanserina strain CBS 124.78 chromosome 6, whole genome shotgun sequence carries:
- the MIF2 gene encoding mitotic fidelity of chromosome transmission-related protein (COG:S; EggNog:ENOG503NYKP); the encoded protein is MPPRPSMAARRTTTHQAEHIYELGVVGRKTGVMLPDSGVRDEHGMEPIENLFSSPKKPDDEDEEEESDDGDSGEAPMELTTNLGLGPAALLNGQASRFPASSQNRSPAKGFLNSPAQRNKLVARNTAAARSSSSPAESRHQSSSQPMLGQGAAKRRLDFNSVGKGGPHSLSQPVMGSRGGAFPGRTQGNARSLSLSHDEESEAGSEVDDVNNFVEESIAILNGDDDNHAASVEPEEEDSSDEGSMVGDDTMRLSAAQHKKAGRPAKSQEPARAKAAPVISKPVKQTKKSAEKALVEKEPEEGSEGGEEEEEEEEEEEVEEIQQPTRPPSKPAAPGKRGRSASKASNKAPELAPAPAAGRGRKRQAVPEEEEEEEATAEPSQEPQSKKKRADAGPSRKKATKNEKATAAPADKPKKTAGRKRKSSIADPGDVSVVAVSRRPPLPKSRGLLISRREIPGETDSMFRTRSGRNSFKPLAFWRNEQVHYENNDINDNFASRSKPSKFVLPKIKEVVRVDEPEPEFRKPGRRGPKPKDGARPGRRRRSSFTEQIMDSEPAEPWEMEPGTVTGEVVVWQPQYEFQPPAPNDLVSVMDKQLAISGHAIKTTEVVGGEFRYAKVFSEGFIGAGVVDLPPGAIKRLKNSRKVFMIFFVHAGKCLVTVQETNFRISKGGIFIVPRYNEYTIENDYDKPTRLFFSQGTEVPSEQEASVMPNVHTDGEDQGDEEEEKGGGEE
- a CDS encoding hypothetical protein (COG:S; EggNog:ENOG503P01Q) produces the protein MESRPSLVAFLQRYQDLATYQDSHINLIKDLLVYAESIESTLRAENTELAQRVHERNLDYEDATRSRRELQQRIHALETQLETSILANEQIKNSNSYVVVLIDGDGLIFKSELIQQGLAGGKKAAYALRSAILGQCGPHGNEIGVLAQVYLNLAGLSKAMRRDGCLENESNLKDFTLGFTQAKATFDFVDVGHGKERADNKIKEMTKWHLRNHNCKQVILGISHDAGYAPFLDELFQEDSVQHQITILEGVPVVRELRAIGANILNLNSILFRSEKLVDRVSESASSESFGSPFTPVPATPVVEHNKPATPTIEMKPVVPAVPAISAVPAFPVTVPTPPVVRATATTSNSVASIDSIGSSEPQTPSSASAASTSTPAATTYAKAIKSATPPPPPPVIKLPAHTKAALQQQPSSRASHKTPNKPKPVPWNPGPRGLDPPLQVSQSALDNLKKRKDSNKLCNNHYLRGPCSKGDSCNFEHNYKPTKEELVAIAFLTRLNPCSGGQECDVDDCIYGHHCPSVINGACTHPYCKFTKEDHPPGTKIKAHHKGSHDR
- a CDS encoding hypothetical protein (EggNog:ENOG503P5RH; COG:S; BUSCO:EOG092656IY), which produces MPRSKMRWASDWQLSKKACPLAIPSLALHESSSPALHCIHLQDLQQETIMGWFWTSPSPSPKASEASHHSATQQPQPPASERKPSTDEEVSKFLREIQAAANPSSSHAASPPSSTDSDAAKSSWVPSWLSAPAPETPPPPPKDKRSEASIAMSEALLPTTMSCQDAFDYAWHCHTPGSQVNSVYRYGGVRQCTELWDDFWFCMRTKSWDPKLRAEAIKDHFRKKEAAKYGRGQPSSEDIWESRDKMAEPGTTFNKSFDPPIKDDAAFEREDQETRRKIREFYERKT
- the SEC65 gene encoding signal recognition particle subunit (EggNog:ENOG503NWSJ; BUSCO:EOG092647CM; COG:U), whose translation is MNDKLQVVPHPPHRPRKITTFLTTVIAATNKTAKMSHPRVEEVSDSEDDVQMSDPSEDDIDDFVESDIIRTRQAAPSRPTPLPQQQPPPQFRQPQQPPAYPQMQTTTDATPYASYLCLYPIYFSSLHTRAQGRRVSAAVAVPNPLATEILAACANLNIPTVFEAGKLHPKDWANPGRVKVSLANQTRVKNKHHLFLLVAQHLTSHPITDASPALRVHVRGAPPPPELKPGEQWPRPAVPRGWKMSELLPHYSPAMTGGGVSENFLKDMMSQMGGAGGAGGLPGMLGGGGGGPGGMDMASLMQAAQSMGMGGMGGMGGLGGLGGGSSPGPSSSAGGKAKKGKK
- the YME2 gene encoding mitochondrial escape protein 2 (BUSCO:EOG092613R2; COG:A; EggNog:ENOG503NUES), which translates into the protein MAMRGRRLPAFAATHTARQRLLPALGQHTKLARRWQSTVGTGKTGHIEAKADESILFVDNLFPLKLSSLLLWRPWKAQNDVPELLKKFDKTSLGVFDPVSLVKRAIPDSLSVNITEVIPRTKEGGAYVKFTHPGDTSASEIQAKLSQALEQNPIKPWFSPFRGISTGLVLGRPWLEDLYRLPKSRLRVEFVPAKDSEQPDELSQEALYSVFRRYGWIADITSQPPDSKVLPKFAYVDFVLVKDAIMARNCLHGFVLQEEGSKAATKLRLSYEQRVKPHNIWKWISSHPRIVIPILAAFLATFTVIVFDPIREFFVKHHVQRSLEFTNSKLYKWLKRQTSDILSLGKKHGSDAGLNALFNHRKDLIDSIKSSLLESVDTFVVIQGPRGSGGKELVMDQVLEGRKDVLVLDCKPVMEARGEAGTIRKLAFQVGYRPVFSWANNLSSLVDLAIQSTTGVKAGFSENLEAQVVKILQTTASALKEVSLAGRKKEDQDANLSDDAYLEAHPERRAVVVIDNFLHKSEEKGIIYDKVSDWAAALVQSNVAHVIFLTTDTSYSKPLSRALPDRVFHQVTLGDLSPQVAKQFVVSQLEANARSDEKAKEDEKGGDGSPLKTDSQGRQDLQELDECIEALGGRLTDLQVLARRLKVGQSPKKAVSDIIEQSASEILRMFLLTGNKTAGEGVDKERKWSVEQAWYLIKEIAKNDSLRYNEVLLANTFASSTTSSATNPEAALEALANAELITVKSHHGRPATIRAGKPVYQAAFAKLLEDKVVKSRMDLALLTELSKIEAKNIDKAEQELTVLAGLPNAPAQASDRVNYLLGKLQASQRKIEGFDKEMGALKKVLAEEA